ATCGAACAAGGGCGCTTCAATTGAAGCGCCCTTGTTCGATTTCTAAGGCTGTCCGAGTGCGCGGTGGGCGGTTGCTGGTCAGCCGGTCGGGCCGAGGCGGCTGAAGGCCCATCGGAGCACCTCCTGGTCAACGCGGGTGCGGCCGGTACGTTGGAGGGCTGTGTGGGTGTGGGCGGTCAGGCGGGCCCAGTTGCGGAAGTTGCCGTGGGCCGCGTGCTGGTCGGCGAAGGCGATGTCGCCGGGGTCAGCTTCGGCCCAGAGGGGGTGATAGAGCGGGATGACGTCCAGGACCTCCTCGGGGGTGAGGCGGGCGAGGCGCTGCCAGGACGAGGCCTTTGCTGCGCCGGCGGGGCGCCCGGACCCACGCCGGCGGCCGCCCTGCTCAGCCTCGATGGCGCCCGCCCGCCGGCGCCGGGCCGGCGGGCGGGCTTTCCCTGCGGAGTTCTACCGGAGCCCATGCCGGATCAGCCGTGCTGGTCCGAGGCGATGAGGGTGTCGATCATGCGCTGCAGCAGGGCGGCCAGGAAACGGGCGTCCTGGGCGCCCTTGTGGTCTCCGAGCTGGTCCAGCATCACAGCCTTGTCGCGCAGCTCCGCGAGCTGCTGGCGCATCCTGCCGATGTCCGCGCGGTGGTCGGTGGGGTTGTCGGCCACGACCGTGGCCACGCCCTGCTGGGCTGGGGCGGCCTGGGCGGGGGCGGCCGCGAGCAGGGCGCCGCCGGCCAGGGCGACGGTCAGGGCGATGGTGGGTATGCGATGGCGCATTGAGCTTTCTCCTCACGTTCAACGTACGTAGTTGACGGCACATCAGGGAGTGACCCGTCAGTAGCCATCTATTACCAACACAACCTCGACCGGCCGGGTTGTCGAATTCCGCGATCTTTTTCTCCCCTCCTTCCACATGGCCGACGAACCGTCACCACTGCTCCCGAACGCGTAACCGGGAACGGGAGGAGGTGGAGCGTGAGCGGGCCCGCCCGGGGTGGTGACGACGTCCAAGGCGCCAGCACCGTGGAGCTGCTCGGGCTGATCGCCGAGAAGCCCCGACCTGCATGGCACGTTCTGGGACAGGGCTGGCGGCCTGGACCTCAACATCATCGGGTTCGTCATCGTCGGCCTGTACTTCAGGGCTGCGACCTGCTCGCGCTTGGTCGGGGCGGGCAGCACCAAGGGGCCCAACTCCTCCGTCTCCCGGTCGCTGACGCACTGCGGGCACTCCAGCCGGTCCGGGTCGGCCTTCTCCCGCAGCTCCAGCAAGGAGCCGGCCTTCCCACCGATCGAGCCTCGGCACGTCCAGCACGGGCGCAGCGCGGCGTTCGCCTCCCGGGCCGCCTCCAAGTCGGCGGTGATGGGCAGGCGGAACTGCCTTCAAGTTCTGCTGTTCTCCGCGAGGCTAGGCTCATGGCTTCCGTGGTCTTCCGTGTCTCTCCGATCGCCGGGGAGACGACCTTCTCGTTGGTTGGCCGGGTCGCTGCCCGCTACGGCCTGGACGACGCCGCTGTGCTGACGCACTGGCAGTGGCTCAGCCACCGGCCTCGGCATGAGGGCGGTGCGCTGCGGGCGGACGCCGAGGTGCTGCTGGATGCGGCGGGTGCTGGCCGGGTTGTGCGGGGTCGACGAGGACGTGCTGGGGCGAGCGTTGCCGGCGTGGGGGCTGGCCGACGAGAAACTGGCCTCGCGGGCGGCTGACAGTGGCCCTGGGGCGGTGTGGCGGGTGGGTGGTGCGGTGGTGGGGCCGGTGGCGTTCGGGTGCCGGTCGTCACGGCTCGGCGGGCCAGGGCGCCGGTGCGGGTGGTGCGGTACGCGCAGCGGTGGGAGCGGGTGTGTACGCGACACGGGCGGTGGCTGGGATGCGGACACGGACCAGGCGCTGGAGCACCTGGATCTGCGCAGCCTGCCGGAGATCGCCCGGGCGCAGCGGCGGTGGGCGGGGGTGGCGAGGCGGGCGGTGCGGGCGGGGGTGGGGCCTGGGGAGGTGTTCTCGGTGGCGTGGGCGGTGGTGTGCCGGTGGTGGGATCTGGCGTTGGAGTGGCCGGACGAGCGGGTGTGCCCCGCTCGGCTGCACGCCCTGGCGGGTGGGGACGCGGGCGGGGATTTCTGGCGGTGGCGGGCGATGGCGCGGGACGCGGCCGTCTTCCCGGAGGTGGTGGAGGTCGCCGCCGCGCTGCTGGATCCGGTGATGAGCGAGTTGGTCTGGCGGGACAGCGGGGCCGGGCGGCCTCGGGCGCTGCCGGCGGACGGGGCGTTCTGCCGGCGACTGGGCGAGCGGGTTGGGCGCCAGTGGCTGGGGCCGCTGGCCGCGGTCGACTTCGGCGGGCCGCTGATCGCCTGGATGGGAGCGGTGATCCGCCGACGTCGCGGGGTGGCCGTGCCGCCCGGGTACCGGGACGGTCTATGGCGGGTGCGCCAGGAGCTCCAGCCTGCGGGCATGGCCGCGCAGCTGCGGGCGCTGACGAAGGAAGCGAGGCTGCCGGGGTCGGGGACGATGTGGCGCTCGGCGGTTGAGCCTGAGCGGAGGGTGCTGATCACCAACCTGCTCGGCGACACGGAGGAGCAGCTGATCCAGCTGCGCGGGGCGCAGCGGGGCAGCAGTGCGGAGGCCGCCGAGCGTCTGCTGAAGGGCTTGGATTACAGCATCGGCCTGCTGCAGGAGGCGGTGCGGGAGACGGTGGAGGCCGCGTTGGAGGCCGGAGTGCGGGCGGACGACGTGGCCGCATGGGCGGGGCTGTCCCCGGGCGCGCTCGCCGAGTTGCTCGGGCCTGGTGGTGGGACGGTGCGGTAGAAGGGGTCTGGCGGGTTGCTGGGCCGGGGCTGGCCCGGGCAGGGAGCAGCGCTGTGTAGGCGAGGCCGGGATTGGGCTCGGTGGTGGGGTGTGGGCCCGGGTGAGAACACGGGTGCGCGTGGAGCCCGTTATCGCACCAGGTCACGGGGCGGGGTGCGGGGAAAGCCGTCCGCGCGGGCGTGTGTAGCGGGTTGGCTGAGAACCGTGAGCGGCGTGGACGGTTGGGCCGGGGCGGGTGGTGCCAGGACGGCGAGGTCGAGGCCGGGCTCCTCGTACGGCTCTCGGCCGAGCGCCGTCAGGGGGCTCTCCCCCTCGTCGGCCAGGCCGCTGGGAAGCGGGTGCTGCGGGCGGTCTGGGCGCCGGCAGTCGCGATGGCAGGATGACGGCATGGTGACGAATCAGCCGTGGTCGGGGTTCCACGACGACCTGTTGGCGGCGAAGGCATTGGTGTACGACCCGAGCGGTTTCACCTGCTCACCGGCGGTGCCCGAACCGGAGAGTGCCGAATACGCGGCTTGCGGGTTCACGCTCGACGGCCGCTCGCTCCGGTTCCGCGTTGCCAAGACCACCCCGACGAAGGCGGGCCAGTTCGTCACCGTGTGGCAGCGGTCCCAGGAGGGGCCGATCCGGCCCTTCGACGCCGCCGACGGGGTGGACCTCTTCGTCATCAGCAGCCACGACGAGAACGGCTTCGGACAGTTCGTGTTCCCGCGCGAGGTGCTGTGCGGGCACGACATCGTCTCCCGCAACGGCTCCGGCGGGAAACGAGGATTCCGTGTCTACCCACCGTGGGTGACCACGACCAACCGGCAGGCCCGCAACACACAGGCATGGCAAGTGAACTACTTCCTCCACATCGGCCAGAACGGGCCTGCCGACCTGACGCACGCCCACGCCCTGTACCACCCGTAAGCGCCCGCTCCTGCCCGGCATCCCTCCGCCGAACCAACGGGTCATGCAGAAGTCGCCGAAACGAGTGGACGGGCCCCGCGCACGCGTCCTGACTACCCGGCGGTTCTCCTCAGCGGGTACGGCTGCCAGTCGTCGCGGCTGACGGTGGCGTTCCCCGCGAGGCGCCAGGAGCGGGTATGCCGCGCCGTCCTCCAGGTCGCCGACGAGTGCCGGGCGTTCTCGATCCACCCGACGAGCTCGGGAAGGGCGTACCGCCACAGGGCATCGCGGGCAGCTTCACGGTCGGCGGCCGGGAGCGGGAAGGCGCTGACTCGCACGCTGGACCGCGGGATCAGATAGGCACCGCCGCCGTGGTGTGCGGAGCGGGCCGGGATCCACTCGACCTGCAGCACAGTGCGGTCGGCCCTCGGACGGTCGCTGAAGCACAGGTTGTCGGCATCGGGCGTCAGCGGTCCGAGGGCTCTGCAGATATCTGCCGGGGCGAGCGGCCATGACGAAGGGCGCGGCGGGCGAGGATGATCGGCTGGCACGCGCCCGAGGATGACAGACGCCCTGGTCGCAGCGCACCTGCCTTTTCCATCGGCGCGCCGCCGGCGGTTAGACCGCTGGACGTCGGCATCGGAACGGACAGTACCGCGTGGGGGTCTGTAACGGGACAGAGCCGTTCACTGGACAGGAACGCCGACCCGCTCAGTTGGGTTGGGTGGCTGTTGTTTCCGGGCTTGAGGACTGTGTTGGCCAGGGGCGAGGAGGGGGTTGTGGCGCGTTGGTTGGCCGTATCGCTCGCCGAGACGTATCCCGTACAGGCTGCGGCCGCACTGCCACGGTCACCCCGGAGGCGCCGGGCGTTCACGTTTCGCGAAGGGGACCGTCTGATCGTCATTTCTCGGTGTCGAGTTGGATGTGGTCGATGTCTTCGTCCAGGAAGGTGGTCAGGTCCTGGGCTTCGGCGTGGACGGCTTCCTGTTCCGGGGCGGTGAGGGGGCGGAGGGGGCTGATGCGAAGGTGGTGGTTGCGCGTGGTCCAGATGGCGGTGACGCGTCCGTCGACGAGGACGGTGCGGTGGCCTGCGACGGACAGGCCGAGGTGGGGGGTGTCGATGATGCGGCTGCGGTCGTGGTAGCCGAGGATGGCGTTGTCGAACGCCGGTAGGAACCGGGGCGGGGGTT
The sequence above is drawn from the Streptomyces kaniharaensis genome and encodes:
- a CDS encoding MepB family protein; the encoded protein is MVTNQPWSGFHDDLLAAKALVYDPSGFTCSPAVPEPESAEYAACGFTLDGRSLRFRVAKTTPTKAGQFVTVWQRSQEGPIRPFDAADGVDLFVISSHDENGFGQFVFPREVLCGHDIVSRNGSGGKRGFRVYPPWVTTTNRQARNTQAWQVNYFLHIGQNGPADLTHAHALYHP
- a CDS encoding NUDIX domain-containing protein, with translation MPSSCHRDCRRPDRPQHPLPSGLADEGESPLTALGREPYEEPGLDLAVLAPPAPAQPSTPLTVLSQPATHARADGFPRTPPRDLVR